One window from the genome of Dermochelys coriacea isolate rDerCor1 chromosome 19, rDerCor1.pri.v4, whole genome shotgun sequence encodes:
- the ZNF683 gene encoding tissue-resident T-cell transcription regulator protein ZNF683 isoform X3, producing the protein MAEIYAPGGKLHHFIDAHDPRRSNWMRYINPTPDAPAQNLVACQNGLEIYFYTLKPIVTGAELLVWYSHEFAERLQCPLPGKLEHDGLQKSTAGAPATPGPQPPQGGSATNPNLTAKPTQSKEAEEGDEDESIDVEVLDRGVPPSPAGYRRTVLSGQLPQEVKLWPLGRSPFPSAPGKEGGAEKPSQRAASPRNQPVLGCCPYGPTTSLCKELQCCLSSLYPSCPLYLPTGHLPQPYLHACGTIPAHSPGFVLPPHAVPFLPVPPLSKAREVPPLGLPSQEQQVYARAWGDRTSPYPGLYATVLPHGKQEAHELRKPQDVLIALQSGVFSFPGLDYGPKQYLSPAGGTSYTSEVQQQKPTSLLAHPLEAINLSMPKFCPLSGRLGTTPMPYPLKKQNGKIKYECNICAKSFGQLSNLKVHLRVHSGERPFQCHICKKCFTQLAHLQKHHLVHTGEKPHECLVCHKRFSSTSNLKTHLRLHSGERPYQCPLCQGRFTQYVHLKLHQRLHERTRPHRCPTCPKTYIHPFSLALHRRGYCPLAPGAAGPPSRLGHFNAMIDRFDFSLDTERLQGEGDPGLLENLILREMETGRRGQLPRDKGPCSPGLHKPLPLLPLPHYSVSVKQEGFPLQPA; encoded by the exons ATGGCTGAG ATTTATGCCCCAGGGGGCAAGCTTCACCATTTCATCGACGCCCATGACCCACGCCGCAGTAACTGGATGCGCTACATCAACCCCACCCCTGacgccccagcccagaacctggtGGCCTGCCAGAATGGCCTGGAGATTTACTTCTACACCCTGAAGCCCATTGTGACAGGTGCCGAGCTCCTGGTGTGGTACAGCCACGAGTTTGCTGAGCGCTTGCAGTGCCCACTGCCGGGAAAGCTCG AGCACGATGGTCTCCAGAAATCCACCGCAGGGGCCCCTGCCACGCCGGGGCCTCAGCCACCGCAGGGGGGCTCTGCCACCAACCCAAACCTCACGGCGAAGCCCACACAGAGCAAGGAGGCAGAGGAGGGCGATGAAGATGAGAGCATTGACGTGGAAGTGCTGGACAGGGGCGTGCCGCCGAGCCCAGCGGGATACCGACGCACGGTGCTGAGTGGGCAGCTCCCCCAGGAAGTCAAGCTGTGGCCCCTGGGGCGTAGCCCTTTCCCCAGTGCCCCTGGCAAGGAAGGGGGAGCCGAGAAGCCCAGCCAAAGAGCTGCGAGTCCCAGGAACCAGCCAGTCCTCGGCTGCTGCCCGTATGGCCCAACTACCTCGCTGTGCAAGGAGCTGCAGTGCTGCCTTAGCAGCCTCTACCCCTCCTGTCCCCTGTATCTGCCGACAGGCCACCTGCCCCAGCCGTATCTTCACGCCTgcggcaccatccctgcccactcCCCCGGGTTTGTGCTGCCCCCCCACGCCGTGCCCTTTCTGCCAGTGCCACCCCTGAGCAAGGCCAGGGAAGTCCCTCCCTTGGGGTTGCCGTCGCAGGAACAACAGGTCTATGCCCGTGCCTGGGGAGACAGGACATCTCCATACCCAGGCCTCTACGCGACTGTCTTGCCTCATGGAAAACAGGAAGCCCACGAGCTCCGGAAGCCACAGGATGTTTTAATCGCCCTCCAAAGCGGAGTTTTCTCCTTTCCAGGCTTGGACTATGGACCAAAGCAGTATTTGTCCCCTGCCGGGGGCACCTCATATACCTCTGAAGTTCAGCAACAGAAACCTACCTCCCTGCTTGCCCACCCACTGGAGGCCATCAATCTCAGCATGCCAAAGTTCTGCCCGCTGTCCGGCCGCTTGGGCACCACGCCCATGCCCTACCCTCTGAAGAAGCAGAACGGCAAGATCAAATACGAGTGCAACATCTGCGCCAAGAGCTTCGGGCAGCTCTCCAACCTCAAG GTCCATCTGAGGGTGCACAGCGGCGAGAGACCCTTCCAGTGCCACATCTGCAAGAAGTGTTTCACGCAGCTGGCTCACCTGCAGAAGCACCACCTGGTGCATACGGGCGAGAAACCTCACGAATGCCTG GTCTGCCACAAGCGCTTCAGCAGCACCAGCAACCTCAAGACCCACCTGCGGCTGCACTCGGGCGAGCGGCCGTACCAGTGCCCCCTGTGCCAGGGCCGCTTCACCCAGTACGTCCACCTCAAGCTGCACCAGCGGCTGCATGAGCGCACGCGCCCACACCGCTGCCCCACCTGCCCCAAGACCTACATCCACCCCTTCAGCCTGGCGCTGCACCGCCGTGGCTACTGCCCACTGGCCCCCGGCGCTGCCGGCCCCCCCTCCCGGCTCGGCCACTTCAACGCCATGATCGACCGCTTCGACTTCAGCCTGGACACCGAGCgcctgcagggggaaggggatcCCGGGCTCCTGGAGAATCTCATCCTCAGGGAGATGGAGACAGGCAGGCGTGGGCAGCTCCCCAGGGACAAGGGCCCCTGCTCACCTGGCCTCCACAAGCCGCTAccgctcctgcccctgccccactacAGTGTCTCTGTCAAGCAGGAAGGCTTCCCGTTGCAGCCGGCCTGA
- the ZNF683 gene encoding tissue-resident T-cell transcription regulator protein ZNF683 isoform X4 produces MRYINPTPDAPAQNLVACQNGLEIYFYTLKPIVTGAELLVWYSHEFAERLQCPLPGKLEHDGLQKSTAGAPATPGPQPPQGGSATNPNLTAKPTQSKEAEEGDEDESIDVEVLDRGVPPSPAGYRRTVLSGQLPQEVKLWPLGRSPFPSAPGKEGGAEKPSQRAASPRNQPVLGCCPYGPTTSLCKELQCCLSSLYPSCPLYLPTGHLPQPYLHACGTIPAHSPGFVLPPHAVPFLPVPPLSKAREVPPLGLPSQEQQVYARAWGDRTSPYPGLYATVLPHGKQEAHELRKPQDVLIALQSGVFSFPGLDYGPKQYLSPAGGTSYTSEVQQQKPTSLLAHPLEAINLSMPKFCPLSGRLGTTPMPYPLKKQNGKIKYECNICAKSFGQLSNLKVHLRVHSGERPFQCHICKKCFTQLAHLQKHHLVHTGEKPHECLVCHKRFSSTSNLKTHLRLHSGERPYQCPLCQGRFTQYVHLKLHQRLHERTRPHRCPTCPKTYIHPFSLALHRRGYCPLAPGAAGPPSRLGHFNAMIDRFDFSLDTERLQGEGDPGLLENLILREMETGRRGQLPRDKGPCSPGLHKPLPLLPLPHYSVSVKQEGFPLQPA; encoded by the exons ATGCGCTACATCAACCCCACCCCTGacgccccagcccagaacctggtGGCCTGCCAGAATGGCCTGGAGATTTACTTCTACACCCTGAAGCCCATTGTGACAGGTGCCGAGCTCCTGGTGTGGTACAGCCACGAGTTTGCTGAGCGCTTGCAGTGCCCACTGCCGGGAAAGCTCG AGCACGATGGTCTCCAGAAATCCACCGCAGGGGCCCCTGCCACGCCGGGGCCTCAGCCACCGCAGGGGGGCTCTGCCACCAACCCAAACCTCACGGCGAAGCCCACACAGAGCAAGGAGGCAGAGGAGGGCGATGAAGATGAGAGCATTGACGTGGAAGTGCTGGACAGGGGCGTGCCGCCGAGCCCAGCGGGATACCGACGCACGGTGCTGAGTGGGCAGCTCCCCCAGGAAGTCAAGCTGTGGCCCCTGGGGCGTAGCCCTTTCCCCAGTGCCCCTGGCAAGGAAGGGGGAGCCGAGAAGCCCAGCCAAAGAGCTGCGAGTCCCAGGAACCAGCCAGTCCTCGGCTGCTGCCCGTATGGCCCAACTACCTCGCTGTGCAAGGAGCTGCAGTGCTGCCTTAGCAGCCTCTACCCCTCCTGTCCCCTGTATCTGCCGACAGGCCACCTGCCCCAGCCGTATCTTCACGCCTgcggcaccatccctgcccactcCCCCGGGTTTGTGCTGCCCCCCCACGCCGTGCCCTTTCTGCCAGTGCCACCCCTGAGCAAGGCCAGGGAAGTCCCTCCCTTGGGGTTGCCGTCGCAGGAACAACAGGTCTATGCCCGTGCCTGGGGAGACAGGACATCTCCATACCCAGGCCTCTACGCGACTGTCTTGCCTCATGGAAAACAGGAAGCCCACGAGCTCCGGAAGCCACAGGATGTTTTAATCGCCCTCCAAAGCGGAGTTTTCTCCTTTCCAGGCTTGGACTATGGACCAAAGCAGTATTTGTCCCCTGCCGGGGGCACCTCATATACCTCTGAAGTTCAGCAACAGAAACCTACCTCCCTGCTTGCCCACCCACTGGAGGCCATCAATCTCAGCATGCCAAAGTTCTGCCCGCTGTCCGGCCGCTTGGGCACCACGCCCATGCCCTACCCTCTGAAGAAGCAGAACGGCAAGATCAAATACGAGTGCAACATCTGCGCCAAGAGCTTCGGGCAGCTCTCCAACCTCAAG GTCCATCTGAGGGTGCACAGCGGCGAGAGACCCTTCCAGTGCCACATCTGCAAGAAGTGTTTCACGCAGCTGGCTCACCTGCAGAAGCACCACCTGGTGCATACGGGCGAGAAACCTCACGAATGCCTG GTCTGCCACAAGCGCTTCAGCAGCACCAGCAACCTCAAGACCCACCTGCGGCTGCACTCGGGCGAGCGGCCGTACCAGTGCCCCCTGTGCCAGGGCCGCTTCACCCAGTACGTCCACCTCAAGCTGCACCAGCGGCTGCATGAGCGCACGCGCCCACACCGCTGCCCCACCTGCCCCAAGACCTACATCCACCCCTTCAGCCTGGCGCTGCACCGCCGTGGCTACTGCCCACTGGCCCCCGGCGCTGCCGGCCCCCCCTCCCGGCTCGGCCACTTCAACGCCATGATCGACCGCTTCGACTTCAGCCTGGACACCGAGCgcctgcagggggaaggggatcCCGGGCTCCTGGAGAATCTCATCCTCAGGGAGATGGAGACAGGCAGGCGTGGGCAGCTCCCCAGGGACAAGGGCCCCTGCTCACCTGGCCTCCACAAGCCGCTAccgctcctgcccctgccccactacAGTGTCTCTGTCAAGCAGGAAGGCTTCCCGTTGCAGCCGGCCTGA
- the ZNF683 gene encoding tissue-resident T-cell transcription regulator protein ZNF683 isoform X1, producing the protein MKGELRVMLHWREADFQERCTYIVKDQPCEMLTHPDFPRAQASLPRNLAFRRNSNHNVVAVLSREYIPAGTRFGPLVGEVYTKENVPKNTDRKHFWRIYAPGGKLHHFIDAHDPRRSNWMRYINPTPDAPAQNLVACQNGLEIYFYTLKPIVTGAELLVWYSHEFAERLQCPLPGKLEHDGLQKSTAGAPATPGPQPPQGGSATNPNLTAKPTQSKEAEEGDEDESIDVEVLDRGVPPSPAGYRRTVLSGQLPQEVKLWPLGRSPFPSAPGKEGGAEKPSQRAASPRNQPVLGCCPYGPTTSLCKELQCCLSSLYPSCPLYLPTGHLPQPYLHACGTIPAHSPGFVLPPHAVPFLPVPPLSKAREVPPLGLPSQEQQVYARAWGDRTSPYPGLYATVLPHGKQEAHELRKPQDVLIALQSGVFSFPGLDYGPKQYLSPAGGTSYTSEVQQQKPTSLLAHPLEAINLSMPKFCPLSGRLGTTPMPYPLKKQNGKIKYECNICAKSFGQLSNLKVHLRVHSGERPFQCHICKKCFTQLAHLQKHHLVHTGEKPHECLVCHKRFSSTSNLKTHLRLHSGERPYQCPLCQGRFTQYVHLKLHQRLHERTRPHRCPTCPKTYIHPFSLALHRRGYCPLAPGAAGPPSRLGHFNAMIDRFDFSLDTERLQGEGDPGLLENLILREMETGRRGQLPRDKGPCSPGLHKPLPLLPLPHYSVSVKQEGFPLQPA; encoded by the exons ATGAAGGGGGAGCTCCGAGTCATGCTGCACTGGCGGGAGGCAGATTTCCAGGAACGATGCACCTACATTGTGAAGGACCAGCCGTGCGAAATGCTCACGCACCCCGACTTCCCTCGCGCACAAGCCTCCTTACCCCGAAACTTGGCCTTCCGGCGCAACAGCAACCACAAT GTGGTGGCGGTGCTGAGCCGAGAGTACATCCCGGCGGGCACGCGCTTCGGGCCGCTGGTCGGGGAGGTCTACACCAAAGAGAACGTGCCAAAGAACACGGACAGGAAGCACTTCTGGAGA ATTTATGCCCCAGGGGGCAAGCTTCACCATTTCATCGACGCCCATGACCCACGCCGCAGTAACTGGATGCGCTACATCAACCCCACCCCTGacgccccagcccagaacctggtGGCCTGCCAGAATGGCCTGGAGATTTACTTCTACACCCTGAAGCCCATTGTGACAGGTGCCGAGCTCCTGGTGTGGTACAGCCACGAGTTTGCTGAGCGCTTGCAGTGCCCACTGCCGGGAAAGCTCG AGCACGATGGTCTCCAGAAATCCACCGCAGGGGCCCCTGCCACGCCGGGGCCTCAGCCACCGCAGGGGGGCTCTGCCACCAACCCAAACCTCACGGCGAAGCCCACACAGAGCAAGGAGGCAGAGGAGGGCGATGAAGATGAGAGCATTGACGTGGAAGTGCTGGACAGGGGCGTGCCGCCGAGCCCAGCGGGATACCGACGCACGGTGCTGAGTGGGCAGCTCCCCCAGGAAGTCAAGCTGTGGCCCCTGGGGCGTAGCCCTTTCCCCAGTGCCCCTGGCAAGGAAGGGGGAGCCGAGAAGCCCAGCCAAAGAGCTGCGAGTCCCAGGAACCAGCCAGTCCTCGGCTGCTGCCCGTATGGCCCAACTACCTCGCTGTGCAAGGAGCTGCAGTGCTGCCTTAGCAGCCTCTACCCCTCCTGTCCCCTGTATCTGCCGACAGGCCACCTGCCCCAGCCGTATCTTCACGCCTgcggcaccatccctgcccactcCCCCGGGTTTGTGCTGCCCCCCCACGCCGTGCCCTTTCTGCCAGTGCCACCCCTGAGCAAGGCCAGGGAAGTCCCTCCCTTGGGGTTGCCGTCGCAGGAACAACAGGTCTATGCCCGTGCCTGGGGAGACAGGACATCTCCATACCCAGGCCTCTACGCGACTGTCTTGCCTCATGGAAAACAGGAAGCCCACGAGCTCCGGAAGCCACAGGATGTTTTAATCGCCCTCCAAAGCGGAGTTTTCTCCTTTCCAGGCTTGGACTATGGACCAAAGCAGTATTTGTCCCCTGCCGGGGGCACCTCATATACCTCTGAAGTTCAGCAACAGAAACCTACCTCCCTGCTTGCCCACCCACTGGAGGCCATCAATCTCAGCATGCCAAAGTTCTGCCCGCTGTCCGGCCGCTTGGGCACCACGCCCATGCCCTACCCTCTGAAGAAGCAGAACGGCAAGATCAAATACGAGTGCAACATCTGCGCCAAGAGCTTCGGGCAGCTCTCCAACCTCAAG GTCCATCTGAGGGTGCACAGCGGCGAGAGACCCTTCCAGTGCCACATCTGCAAGAAGTGTTTCACGCAGCTGGCTCACCTGCAGAAGCACCACCTGGTGCATACGGGCGAGAAACCTCACGAATGCCTG GTCTGCCACAAGCGCTTCAGCAGCACCAGCAACCTCAAGACCCACCTGCGGCTGCACTCGGGCGAGCGGCCGTACCAGTGCCCCCTGTGCCAGGGCCGCTTCACCCAGTACGTCCACCTCAAGCTGCACCAGCGGCTGCATGAGCGCACGCGCCCACACCGCTGCCCCACCTGCCCCAAGACCTACATCCACCCCTTCAGCCTGGCGCTGCACCGCCGTGGCTACTGCCCACTGGCCCCCGGCGCTGCCGGCCCCCCCTCCCGGCTCGGCCACTTCAACGCCATGATCGACCGCTTCGACTTCAGCCTGGACACCGAGCgcctgcagggggaaggggatcCCGGGCTCCTGGAGAATCTCATCCTCAGGGAGATGGAGACAGGCAGGCGTGGGCAGCTCCCCAGGGACAAGGGCCCCTGCTCACCTGGCCTCCACAAGCCGCTAccgctcctgcccctgccccactacAGTGTCTCTGTCAAGCAGGAAGGCTTCCCGTTGCAGCCGGCCTGA
- the ZNF683 gene encoding tissue-resident T-cell transcription regulator protein ZNF683 isoform X2 → MRTQHGIYAPGGKLHHFIDAHDPRRSNWMRYINPTPDAPAQNLVACQNGLEIYFYTLKPIVTGAELLVWYSHEFAERLQCPLPGKLEHDGLQKSTAGAPATPGPQPPQGGSATNPNLTAKPTQSKEAEEGDEDESIDVEVLDRGVPPSPAGYRRTVLSGQLPQEVKLWPLGRSPFPSAPGKEGGAEKPSQRAASPRNQPVLGCCPYGPTTSLCKELQCCLSSLYPSCPLYLPTGHLPQPYLHACGTIPAHSPGFVLPPHAVPFLPVPPLSKAREVPPLGLPSQEQQVYARAWGDRTSPYPGLYATVLPHGKQEAHELRKPQDVLIALQSGVFSFPGLDYGPKQYLSPAGGTSYTSEVQQQKPTSLLAHPLEAINLSMPKFCPLSGRLGTTPMPYPLKKQNGKIKYECNICAKSFGQLSNLKVHLRVHSGERPFQCHICKKCFTQLAHLQKHHLVHTGEKPHECLVCHKRFSSTSNLKTHLRLHSGERPYQCPLCQGRFTQYVHLKLHQRLHERTRPHRCPTCPKTYIHPFSLALHRRGYCPLAPGAAGPPSRLGHFNAMIDRFDFSLDTERLQGEGDPGLLENLILREMETGRRGQLPRDKGPCSPGLHKPLPLLPLPHYSVSVKQEGFPLQPA, encoded by the exons atgCGGACCCAacatggg ATTTATGCCCCAGGGGGCAAGCTTCACCATTTCATCGACGCCCATGACCCACGCCGCAGTAACTGGATGCGCTACATCAACCCCACCCCTGacgccccagcccagaacctggtGGCCTGCCAGAATGGCCTGGAGATTTACTTCTACACCCTGAAGCCCATTGTGACAGGTGCCGAGCTCCTGGTGTGGTACAGCCACGAGTTTGCTGAGCGCTTGCAGTGCCCACTGCCGGGAAAGCTCG AGCACGATGGTCTCCAGAAATCCACCGCAGGGGCCCCTGCCACGCCGGGGCCTCAGCCACCGCAGGGGGGCTCTGCCACCAACCCAAACCTCACGGCGAAGCCCACACAGAGCAAGGAGGCAGAGGAGGGCGATGAAGATGAGAGCATTGACGTGGAAGTGCTGGACAGGGGCGTGCCGCCGAGCCCAGCGGGATACCGACGCACGGTGCTGAGTGGGCAGCTCCCCCAGGAAGTCAAGCTGTGGCCCCTGGGGCGTAGCCCTTTCCCCAGTGCCCCTGGCAAGGAAGGGGGAGCCGAGAAGCCCAGCCAAAGAGCTGCGAGTCCCAGGAACCAGCCAGTCCTCGGCTGCTGCCCGTATGGCCCAACTACCTCGCTGTGCAAGGAGCTGCAGTGCTGCCTTAGCAGCCTCTACCCCTCCTGTCCCCTGTATCTGCCGACAGGCCACCTGCCCCAGCCGTATCTTCACGCCTgcggcaccatccctgcccactcCCCCGGGTTTGTGCTGCCCCCCCACGCCGTGCCCTTTCTGCCAGTGCCACCCCTGAGCAAGGCCAGGGAAGTCCCTCCCTTGGGGTTGCCGTCGCAGGAACAACAGGTCTATGCCCGTGCCTGGGGAGACAGGACATCTCCATACCCAGGCCTCTACGCGACTGTCTTGCCTCATGGAAAACAGGAAGCCCACGAGCTCCGGAAGCCACAGGATGTTTTAATCGCCCTCCAAAGCGGAGTTTTCTCCTTTCCAGGCTTGGACTATGGACCAAAGCAGTATTTGTCCCCTGCCGGGGGCACCTCATATACCTCTGAAGTTCAGCAACAGAAACCTACCTCCCTGCTTGCCCACCCACTGGAGGCCATCAATCTCAGCATGCCAAAGTTCTGCCCGCTGTCCGGCCGCTTGGGCACCACGCCCATGCCCTACCCTCTGAAGAAGCAGAACGGCAAGATCAAATACGAGTGCAACATCTGCGCCAAGAGCTTCGGGCAGCTCTCCAACCTCAAG GTCCATCTGAGGGTGCACAGCGGCGAGAGACCCTTCCAGTGCCACATCTGCAAGAAGTGTTTCACGCAGCTGGCTCACCTGCAGAAGCACCACCTGGTGCATACGGGCGAGAAACCTCACGAATGCCTG GTCTGCCACAAGCGCTTCAGCAGCACCAGCAACCTCAAGACCCACCTGCGGCTGCACTCGGGCGAGCGGCCGTACCAGTGCCCCCTGTGCCAGGGCCGCTTCACCCAGTACGTCCACCTCAAGCTGCACCAGCGGCTGCATGAGCGCACGCGCCCACACCGCTGCCCCACCTGCCCCAAGACCTACATCCACCCCTTCAGCCTGGCGCTGCACCGCCGTGGCTACTGCCCACTGGCCCCCGGCGCTGCCGGCCCCCCCTCCCGGCTCGGCCACTTCAACGCCATGATCGACCGCTTCGACTTCAGCCTGGACACCGAGCgcctgcagggggaaggggatcCCGGGCTCCTGGAGAATCTCATCCTCAGGGAGATGGAGACAGGCAGGCGTGGGCAGCTCCCCAGGGACAAGGGCCCCTGCTCACCTGGCCTCCACAAGCCGCTAccgctcctgcccctgccccactacAGTGTCTCTGTCAAGCAGGAAGGCTTCCCGTTGCAGCCGGCCTGA